One window from the genome of Molothrus ater isolate BHLD 08-10-18 breed brown headed cowbird chromosome 5, BPBGC_Mater_1.1, whole genome shotgun sequence encodes:
- the SLC35E3 gene encoding solute carrier family 35 member E3, which translates to MGWLPAQGRLAAGLLVNLAASICIVFLNKWLYVRLGFPNLSLTLVHFAITWLGLYLCQALGAFSPKSLQPAQVLPLALSFCGFVVFTNLSLQSNTIGTYQLAKAMTTPVIVVIQSVAYGKTFPLRIKLTLVPITLGVFLNSYYDVKFSVLGMAFATLGVLVTSLYQVWVGAKQHELQVNSMQLLYYQAPMSSAMLLFIIPFFEPVFGEGGIFGPWTLSAVIMVLLSGIIAFMVNLSIYWIIGNTSPVTYNMFGHFKFCITLLGGCLLFKDPLSVNQGLGILCTLFGILAYTHFKLSEQESNKSKLAQRP; encoded by the exons ATGGGCTGGCTGCCGGCGCAGGGCCGGCTGGCGGCGGGGCTGCTGGTCAATCTGGCCGCCTCCATCTGCATCGTCTTCCTGAACAAATGGCTGTACGTGCGGCTGGGCTTCCCCAACCTCAGCCTCACCCTGGTGCACTTCGCCATCACCTGGCTCGGCCTCTACCTGTGCCAGGCGCTCGGCGCCTTCTCCCCCAAGAGCCTCCAGCCCGCGCAGGTGCTGCCGCTGGCCCTCAGCTTCTGCGGCTTCGTCGTCTTCACCaacctctccctgcagagcaacACTATCGGTACCTACCAGCTGGCCAAGGCCATGACCACGCCGGTCATCGTGGTCATCCAGAGCGTGGCTTACGGCAAGACTTTCCCTCTGCGGATCAAGCTGACCCTG GTCCCCATCACGCTGGGTGTTTTCCTCAACTCCTACTACGACGTGAAGTTCAGCGTTCTGGGGATGGCGTTCGCCACCCTGGGCGTGCTGGTGACCTCGCTGTACCAAGTG TGGGTAGGTGCTAAGCAGCATGAGTTGCAGGTAAACTCCATGCAGCTGCTGTACTATCAGGCACCGATGTCCTCAGCTATGTTGTTGTTCATCATACCCTTCTTCGAGCCAGTCTTTGGAGAGGGGGGAATATTTGGGCCCTGGACGCTTTCTGCTGTG ATAATGGTACTGCTGTCTGGAATAATAGCCTTTATGGTAAACTTGTCCATTTACTGGATCATTGGAAATACGTCACCTGTCAC GTATAACATGTTTGGACATTTCAAGTTCTGCATCACCCTCCTGGGAGGGTGCCTCTTATTTAAGGATCCATTGTCTGTTAATCAAGGCCTTGGGATTCTGTGCACACTGTTCGGCATTTTAGCCTACACCCACTTCAAGCTTAGTGAGCAGGAAAGCAATAAGAGTAAATTGGCCCAGCGTCCATAG